DNA sequence from the bacterium genome:
GGTGCATCACGGCGATCCGGTCGGACAGTCCGCCGATGACGTCCATGCGGTGCTCGACCATCAGCACGGTCTTCCCGTCGCGGCGGTGGGCGGCCGCGATCACCTCGA
Encoded proteins:
- a CDS encoding ABC transporter ATP-binding protein, which codes for EVIAAAHRRDGKTVLMVEHRMDVIGGLSDRIAVMHHGRLLTCAAPGVVMADPVVQDAYLGDAL